The genomic interval CAATCTGGTCGGCGCGGCGAACCACCGGGCTGGCGTCCTCGCGTTCCGCCTCGGCGAACAGGGTCGCCAGCGTCACGCCGAGCCCTGCGGCGAGCCGTTCCAGCACCGACGCCGTCGGACTGCTCTCCCCCCGCTCCACCAGCGAGATCATCGAGCGGCTGACGCCTGACCGTTCGGCAAGCCCGTCCATCGTCAGGCCACGATCCGACCGCAGGGCACGCAAACGGGTGGCGAGCCGGCTGTCGATGTCATTTCCAGTGTTTTCCATGAAACTAGAATGTATGTTCAGGATACTGGAGTCAACGGTCTGCCGCACAGTCATGCCGATGAATCTTTTATGACCGCCGCGCAAGGGGTGCTGCGATGGTGTAGAAGGGCTAGAGATTGCAGTGCTCCTCCCCGTATCTCCCAGTCCGGTGCCGACCCCATGCGCCAGAAGGCGTTGCCGCCCTCCTCGCTGCTGACCGCCATCCTGCTGATGCTGGTGCCCTTGGCCATTATCCTGGCTTGGGCGGTCTATGCCGGGGCCTTGCATGGCGGGCTGGCGCTGGTGGCCGGCGTTGCGGCGCTGGCGGGGGCCGTCATGACCGTGCGCACATACCGCCGCGATGCCGACGCGGTGACCGACTATGCCGCCCGGTTGGCCGAAGCCGACGAGCCGCTGGCCCCGGCCGGGACGCCGCCCGCCCTGAAGGCGCTGGCCGCCACCATCGGCCGCCTGCACCGGGTCGGGCTGCGCCGGGCGGAAAGCGTGCGGATGCAACTGGATGCCGATGAGGCGGTGATCGACGCCCTGCCTGCGCCGCTGCTGCTGATGGATGCCGACAGGCAGGTGGTGCGCGCCAACCAGACGGCGCGGGAGCTGTTCGGCGACAAGATCGTCGATCGCGACCTCGCCTCGTCCCTGCGCACGCCTGCGGTGCTGGAGGCGGTGGATTCGGTCCTGCGCGGCGGTGCGTCCCGCATCATCGAGTTCACGCTCCCGGTCCCGGTGGAACGCAGCTTCGAGGCGCAGGTGAAGCCGTTCCAGCGCTTGGTTCCGGAACCCGATCCCTCGCTGCTGGATGGCGAGATCGAGGAGGAGCCGGCGCCGCGCCCGCCGACCGTCGCTCGCATGGCGATCCTGACCCTGCACGACGTCACCGCCGCCCGCCGGTCGGAGCAGATGCGCGCCGACTTCATCGCCAATGCCAGTCACGAGTTGCGTACGCCGCTGTCCTCCCTGCTGGGCTTCATCGAGACGCTGCGCGGACCTGCCCGCGACGATACGGAGGCGCAGGACCGCTTCCTGGCGATCATGCACGATCAGGCCAGCCGCATGACCCGTCTGGTCAACGACCTGCTGTCGCTGTCCCGCATCGAGCTGGACGAGCACATGCCACCCAACGGCCGCGTCGATGTGGTTGAGGAACTGGAGAACGTCATCGCTGCGCTTCAGCTGAAGGCGGCGGAGCGCCGCATCCGCCTGCGCCTGGAGGCGCCGGAGGATTTGCCGCCGGTCGTCGGCGACGAGGACCAGTTGACCCAGGTCTTTCAGAACCTCGTCAGCAACGCGATCAAATACACGCGCGAAGACACCAACGTGACCGTCACCGTGGCGCTGGTCGATGGCGCGGCGGTGGGCTTCACCGGCCTGCCGGCACCCGGCGGGGCGCCAAAGGACAAGCGCGCCGGGCGTGGCGGCACCGCGATGGTGTCGGTGTCGGTGCGCGATCGCGGCGACGGCATCGCCCGTACCCATCTGCCCCGCCTGACTGAGCGCTTTTACCGGGTCGATGCCGCGCGGTCGCGCGCCATGGGCGGCACCGGGCTGGGGCTGGCGATCGTCAAACACATCCTGAACCGTCACCGTGGTCGCCTGACCATCGAAAGCGAGGTCGGGGTGGGCAGCGCCTTCACGGCCTATCTGCCTGCGGTCGGAGAGGCCCTTTCCCCCTCTCCCCCCCGGGGAGAGGGCCGGGGTGAGGGGGAGACGCTCCTGGATTTTCGCGGAAGGGCCGCCGCGCTTCCCCCTCACCCTAACCCTCTCCCCGGGGGGGAGAGGGGATTTGGCGGGGTGTGAGGGGGGCGCTCTGTGACGCTGTCATGAAAGCGTCATAAAAACGTAATCAATTGGTCGCCCTGCGGGTCTATGGTCCGCGCCATTCCGATGGACCGGTCTCCGTACGATCGAAGGAGGGGCACCCATGAGCACCCGGACGCAAGTCGCCGCCGTAACGGCCCTGACCCTGTGCCTCGCCGCCGCACCCGCCTTGGCCCAGTCACGCGACCAGATCCGGGCGGTCGGCTCCTCCACCGTTTTCCCCTTCACCACCGCGGTGGCGGAGGCCTTTGGCAAGACCGGCAAGTTCAAGACCCCGGTGGTTGAATCGACCGGCACCGGCGGTGGCCTGAAGCTGTTCTGCGCCGGCGTCGGCCCGGCCCATCCCGACATCGCCAACGCCTCGCGCAGGATCAAGAAATCGGAAGTCGACCAGTGCACCGCCAACGGCGTCACCACGATGACCGAGCTGAAGATCGGCTATGACGGCATCGCGCTCGCTTCCTCCAAGAAAGCCGCCCCGGTGTCGCTGTCCACCGTCATCCTATGGAAGGCGCTGGCGAAGGAGGTGCCGGTGAACGGCGTCCTGGTCGCCAACCCCTACAAGTTGTGGTCCGACATCGACCCATCGCTGCCCAGGACGGTGATCGAGGTGCTGGGTCCGCCGCCCACGTCCGGTACGCGCGACACCTTCAATGAGCTGGCGATGCTGGAAGGCTGCAAGAAAGTCTCCGAGGTCGCCAAGGCGGTTCCCGACGAGAAGGTGCGCGAACGTGCCTGCATGACCATCCGCGAGGACGGCGCCTATGTCGAGGCCGGCGAGAACGACAACCTGATCGTCCAGAAGCTGGCATCCAACCCCAATGCCTTCGGCATCTTCGGTTACAGCTACCTCGACCAGAACCGCGACACCCTGCAATCCGCGAAGATGGACGGGGTGGAGCTGACGGCGGAGACGGTGGCCGCCGGCAAGTACGAGCTGGCCCGTCCGCTCTACATCTATGTCAAGAACGCCCATGCCGGCGTCATTCCGGGCATCCGCGAGTTCATCGGCGAATACACCTCGGAACGGGCGCTGGGCGATGACGGCTATCTGATCGACAAGGGCCTGATCGCGGAGCCGAAGGCGCTGCGCGACGCCGCTCGTGTCGAGGCGGTCAACCTGACGCCGCTCCAGTTCTGACCAACTCCCCCGCCTGAGCCACCTGCATGCAGCTGACCCTTCTTGCGCTGATCCTGGCCCTGCTCACCGTGATCGGCTTCATGATCGGCCGGTCGCGCGCGTCGTCGTCGGTCGGCGGGCGGGTGGCGGAGCTGCATTCGGTTCCCGCCTACCACGGCGTCTATGTCGCGCTGTGGGCCGGGCTGCCGGCGCTGCTGCTGTTCGTCGCCTGGACGGCGTTCGAGGGCTGGTTCGCCATGCAGCTGGTGCTGTCGGCCTTGCCGGAGTGGCTGGCCACGGGCGACGGCCAGTCGGTCGCCCTGCTGAAGGCCGACATCCTCAACCTCGCCCGCGGCATCGCCACCGGGCGCGAGCCCGATCCGTTGGTGGCCGAGGCGGCGCGCCGCTATGCCGCGCTCCGCGATCTCGCCGACTGGAGCCTGCTGGCCGTCGGCGCCAGCCTTGCCGTGGCCGGGCTGGCCTGGGGCCGCCACCGCATCGGCCCGGACCTGCGCGCCCGCCCGGTGGTGGAGCGGGTGGTGCGGGTGGCACTGGTCCTCTGCTCGCTGGTCGCCATCCTGACCACGGTCGGCATCGTGCTGTCTCTGCTGTTCGAGGCGCTGCGCTTCTTCAGCGTCGTCTCGCCGCTCGACTTCCTGTTCGGCACCCATTGGAGCCCGCAGATGGCGATGCGGGCCGATCAGGTTGGGTCCAGCGGCTCCTTCGGCGCGATCCCGCTGTTCGCCGGCACGCTTCTCATCACCGTCATCGCCATGGCGGTGGCAGTGCCGGTCGGGCTGATGGCGGCGATCTACATGTCCGAATATGCCGGGCGCGGCGTGCGCACTTGGCTGAAGCCGGCGCTGGAGATCCTGGCCGGCATCCCGACGGTGGTCTACGGCTTCTTCGCCGCGCTGACGATGGCGCCCTTCGTGCGTTCGGTCGGCGAGGCGCTGGGGCTGGATGTCAGTTCGGAATCAGCGCTGGCCGCCGGCATCGTCATGGGGGTGATGATCATTCCCTTCGTCAGCTCGCTGTCGGACGACGTCATCAACGCGGTGCCGCAGAGCTTGCGCGACGGCTCCTACGGCCTCGGCGCCACCAAGTCGGAGACGATCAGGCAGGTGGTGCTGCCGGCGGCGCTGCCCGGCATCGTCGCCGCGGTTATGCTGGCGGTCAGCCGCGCCATCGGCGAGACGATGATCGTCACCATGGCGTCGGGCCTGACCGCCAACCTGACCGCCAACCCGTTGCAGGCGGTCACCACCGTCACCACCCAGATTGCCACGCTGCTGGTCGGCGACCAGGAGTTCGACAGCCCGAAGACGCTGTCGGCCTTCGGCCTCGGCCTCGTGCTGTTCCTCGTCACGCTCTGCCTCAACATGGTCGCCCTGCGGGTGGTCCGGACCTATCGGGAAAAATATGACTGACCTCGTCGAGCGGGACGCGGCGGCCGTGACGCCCTCCCCCACCTCCTCCACCGCGCCGAAGTCGCGCCTGCGCAGCGAGGCCTTCGCCCGTCGCCTGCGCGCCCGCCATGCCGCGGAGCGCCGGTTCCGGCTGGCCGGCGCCGCCGCGGTGGCGCTGGCGGCGCTGATGCTGGTTTTGCTGCTGGGCTCCATCGTCGCCAAGGGCGCCAGTGCCTTCCTGGAGGCCCGCATCCGGCTGGAGGTGACGCTCGACCCGGCGGAGGTCGCCGACCGCAACTATGCGGCCCCGCTGCGCCGGGCGCTCTACGCCCAGTTCCCGCAGGTCACCGACCGCGCCGGCAAGCGCGTGCTGAACGACCTGCTGTCATCGGGCGCACCCTACGAGCTGGAAGCGATGCTCGCCAAGGATCCGGCGATGGCCGGGACGACGCGGACCATCTGGGTCCGCGCCGACGACCAGATCGACCAGCTGGTGAAGGGCGCCTACCGCCGCGATCTGCCGGAGAGCGAGCGCGGCCTCAGCGACTCCAAGATCGCCGCCGCCGACGCGTTGCTGGCCTCCGGTACGCTGGCGCAGGGCTTCAACACCACGCTGTTCACCGCCGGCGACAGCCGCGAACCGGAACAGGCCGGCATCGGCGGCGCCATCGCCGGCTCGCTGCTGACCCTGCTGGTGACCATGGCGCTGTCGGTGCCGACCGGCATTGCCGCCGCGGTCTATCTGGAGGAGTTCGCGCCGAAGAACCGCTGGACCGACCTGATCGAGGTGAACATCAACAACCTCGCCGCGGTGCCGTCGATCATCTTTGGTCTGCTCGGTTTGGCCGTGTTCCTGGGATTCTTCGGCATGCCGCGCTCCGCCCCGCTGGTCGGCGGGCTGGTGATGGCGCTGATGACGCTGCCGGTCATCATCATCGCGTCCCGCGTCGCGCTGAAGGCGGTGCCGCCGTCGATCCGCCAGGCGGCGCTGGGCATCGGCGCCTCGCCGCTGCAGACGGTGCTGCACCATGTGCTGCCGCTGGCGATGCCGGGCATCCTGACCGGCACCATCATCGGCATGGCCCGCGCGCTGGGCGAGACGGCGCCGCTGCTGATGATCGGCATGGTCGCCTTCATCGTCGACATCCCCCACGGGCTGACCGACAGCGCCACGGTTCTGCCGGTGCAGATCTACATGTGGGCCGACAGCCCGGAGCGCGCCTTCACCGAACGCACCTCGGCGGCGATCCTGATCCTGCTCGGCGTCCTGATCCTGCTGAACGGTGCCGCCGTGATCCTGCGCAAGATTTTCGAGAGACGGTGGTGAGCGCCATGAGTATCCAGAACCCGCTGAAGCTGCGGCCCCGCGCCGAAGACCGTCCCGGCCAGCGTTCCGGCGCCGCCCTGCCCGCCAAGATGACCGCCCGCGGGGTGACGGTGTTCTACGGCGCCAAGCAGGCGTTGAAGGGCATCAACCTCGACATCCAGGAAAACCGGGTGCTGGCGCTGATCGGCCCATCCGGCTGCGGCAAGTCGACCTTCCTGCGCTGCCTGAACCGGATGAACGACACCATCGAGGGCTGCCGGGTCGAAGGGCGGATCGCGCTCGATGGCGAGGACGTCTATGGCAAGGCGGTCGATGCGGTGCAGCTGCGCGCCCGCGTCGGCATGGTGTTCCAGAAGCCGAACCCCTTCCCCAAGTCGATCTACGACAATGTCGCCTACGGCCCGCGCATCCATGGCCTGGCTTCCGGTCGCGACGAGCTGGACGAGGTGGTGCAGACCTCGCTGAAGCGCGCCGGCCTGTGGGGCGAGGTGAAGGACCGGCTGCGCGAACCCGGCACCAGCCTGTCCGGCGGCCAGCAGCAGCGGCTGTGCATCGCCCGCGCCATCGCCGTCAGCCCCGAGGTGATCCTGATGGACGAGCCCTGCTCGGCGCTCGACCCCATCGCGACCGCCCACATCGAGGAGCTGATCGACGAGCTGCGGGCCAACTACACCATCGTCATCGTCACCCACAACATGCAGCAGGCCGCCCGCGTGTCGCAGCGCACCGCCTTCTTCCATCTGGGCGAGATGGTGGAGTGCGACGACACCGAGGACATCTTCACCAACCCGCGCGACGAGCGCACCCAGGGCTACATCACCGGCCGCTATGGCTGAGCCCTGCCTTACGTCCGTGCCCTCCCCTCCTCCTTTGTTGAAAAGGCTGTCCCATGCCGGTTAACGTCGAGACGCGCGCTGTGAACGGAGCCACCATGAATGCGGCCCTGAAGCCGCTCGTCCTGATCGTCGAGGACGAGGCCGACATCCTGACGCTGCTGAAGTACAACCTGGAAAAGGAAGGCTTCCGCGTCGCCACCGCCAGCGACGGCGAGGAGGCCCTGCTGGCCGCCGGCGAACAGACGCCGCACATCGTGCTGCTCGACTGGATGCTGCCGCTGATGAGTGGGCTGGAGGTCTGCCGCCAGTTGCGCCGCAACGCCAAGACCCGCGACATCCCGATCATCATGCTGACCGCCCGCGGCGAGGAAGGCGACCGGGTGCGCGGCCTGAATTCCGGCGCCGACGACTACATCACCAAGCCCTTCTCCCCGACCGAGCTGGTCGCCCGCATGCGCGCCGTGCTGCGCCGCGCCTCGCCCGGCATGACCGACGAGGTGCTGACCTTCGCCGACGTGACCATGGATCTGGCCGCCCACCGCGTCCGCCGCAACGGCCGCGACGTCCATTTGGGTCCGACGGAATTCCGCCTGCTGCGTCATTTCATGCAGCATCCCGGCCGGGTGTTCTCGCGTGAACAGCTGCTCGATCTGGTGTGGGGTCACGACGTGTACGTCGAGCCGCGTACGGTAGACGTCCACATCCGCCGCCTGCGCAAGGCGATGAACGAGGAGGACGAGCTGGACCTGATCCGCACCGTGCGGTCGGCCGGCTATGCGCTGGATACCAAGTCGGTGTGAGTGCGGGGTAGGATGGGGGCCGGACCACCGCAGCACTGGTGAGACTGCCCCCATGCCCCCGATGATCCTGGTCTTCACCGATTTCGGGCTTTCCGGCCCCTATACTGGCCAGATGAAGGCGGTGCTGGCGCAACAGGCACCCGCCGTTCCGGCCATCGACCTGTTCGCCGACGCTCCCGCCTTCGACCCGCAGCTTTCGGCCTATCTGCTGGCCGGCTACGCCCCGGCCTTTCCCGCAGGCAGCGTCTTTCTCTGCGTCGTCGATCCAGGTGTCGGCACCGACCGGCGGCCGGTGATGGTGGAGGCCGATGGGCGCTGGTTCGTCGGTCCCGACAACGGCCTGTTCGCTTTGGTCGCCCGCCGTGCAACGTCGCTAAACGCCTGGAAGATCGACTGGATCCCGGACCGGCTGTCCGCCAGCTTCCATGGCCGGGACCTGTTCGCTCCCGTCGCCGCCAGCCTCGCCACCGGCCGCCCGGTCGAGCGCAGCCCGCTCGATCCAGCCGCCATCGACCGACCGGACTGGCCGGACGAGCTGCAACGCATCGTCTATGTCGATATTTACGGCAACGCCATGACCGGGATACGGGCAGCCACCCTGCCCGCCGATGCGGTGCTGACCGCCGGCGGTGCCCGTGTCACCCACGCCCGTACCTTCGGCGCCGTCGGGCCGGGAGAGCCGCTGTGGTACGAGAACTCCAACGGGCTGGCGGAGATCGCCGTCAACCGTGGGCGTGCCGACCTGATGCTGGGACTGGCCG from Azospirillum sp. TSH100 carries:
- the pstA gene encoding phosphate ABC transporter permease PstA translates to MTDLVERDAAAVTPSPTSSTAPKSRLRSEAFARRLRARHAAERRFRLAGAAAVALAALMLVLLLGSIVAKGASAFLEARIRLEVTLDPAEVADRNYAAPLRRALYAQFPQVTDRAGKRVLNDLLSSGAPYELEAMLAKDPAMAGTTRTIWVRADDQIDQLVKGAYRRDLPESERGLSDSKIAAADALLASGTLAQGFNTTLFTAGDSREPEQAGIGGAIAGSLLTLLVTMALSVPTGIAAAVYLEEFAPKNRWTDLIEVNINNLAAVPSIIFGLLGLAVFLGFFGMPRSAPLVGGLVMALMTLPVIIIASRVALKAVPPSIRQAALGIGASPLQTVLHHVLPLAMPGILTGTIIGMARALGETAPLLMIGMVAFIVDIPHGLTDSATVLPVQIYMWADSPERAFTERTSAAILILLGVLILLNGAAVILRKIFERRW
- a CDS encoding ATP-binding protein → MRQKALPPSSLLTAILLMLVPLAIILAWAVYAGALHGGLALVAGVAALAGAVMTVRTYRRDADAVTDYAARLAEADEPLAPAGTPPALKALAATIGRLHRVGLRRAESVRMQLDADEAVIDALPAPLLLMDADRQVVRANQTARELFGDKIVDRDLASSLRTPAVLEAVDSVLRGGASRIIEFTLPVPVERSFEAQVKPFQRLVPEPDPSLLDGEIEEEPAPRPPTVARMAILTLHDVTAARRSEQMRADFIANASHELRTPLSSLLGFIETLRGPARDDTEAQDRFLAIMHDQASRMTRLVNDLLSLSRIELDEHMPPNGRVDVVEELENVIAALQLKAAERRIRLRLEAPEDLPPVVGDEDQLTQVFQNLVSNAIKYTREDTNVTVTVALVDGAAVGFTGLPAPGGAPKDKRAGRGGTAMVSVSVRDRGDGIARTHLPRLTERFYRVDAARSRAMGGTGLGLAIVKHILNRHRGRLTIESEVGVGSAFTAYLPAVGEALSPSPPRGEGRGEGETLLDFRGRAAALPPHPNPLPGGERGFGGV
- a CDS encoding PstS family phosphate ABC transporter substrate-binding protein, translated to MSTRTQVAAVTALTLCLAAAPALAQSRDQIRAVGSSTVFPFTTAVAEAFGKTGKFKTPVVESTGTGGGLKLFCAGVGPAHPDIANASRRIKKSEVDQCTANGVTTMTELKIGYDGIALASSKKAAPVSLSTVILWKALAKEVPVNGVLVANPYKLWSDIDPSLPRTVIEVLGPPPTSGTRDTFNELAMLEGCKKVSEVAKAVPDEKVRERACMTIREDGAYVEAGENDNLIVQKLASNPNAFGIFGYSYLDQNRDTLQSAKMDGVELTAETVAAGKYELARPLYIYVKNAHAGVIPGIREFIGEYTSERALGDDGYLIDKGLIAEPKALRDAARVEAVNLTPLQF
- the pstB gene encoding phosphate ABC transporter ATP-binding protein PstB, which encodes MSIQNPLKLRPRAEDRPGQRSGAALPAKMTARGVTVFYGAKQALKGINLDIQENRVLALIGPSGCGKSTFLRCLNRMNDTIEGCRVEGRIALDGEDVYGKAVDAVQLRARVGMVFQKPNPFPKSIYDNVAYGPRIHGLASGRDELDEVVQTSLKRAGLWGEVKDRLREPGTSLSGGQQQRLCIARAIAVSPEVILMDEPCSALDPIATAHIEELIDELRANYTIVIVTHNMQQAARVSQRTAFFHLGEMVECDDTEDIFTNPRDERTQGYITGRYG
- the phoB gene encoding phosphate regulon transcriptional regulator PhoB codes for the protein MNAALKPLVLIVEDEADILTLLKYNLEKEGFRVATASDGEEALLAAGEQTPHIVLLDWMLPLMSGLEVCRQLRRNAKTRDIPIIMLTARGEEGDRVRGLNSGADDYITKPFSPTELVARMRAVLRRASPGMTDEVLTFADVTMDLAAHRVRRNGRDVHLGPTEFRLLRHFMQHPGRVFSREQLLDLVWGHDVYVEPRTVDVHIRRLRKAMNEEDELDLIRTVRSAGYALDTKSV
- a CDS encoding S-adenosyl-l-methionine hydroxide adenosyltransferase family protein encodes the protein MILVFTDFGLSGPYTGQMKAVLAQQAPAVPAIDLFADAPAFDPQLSAYLLAGYAPAFPAGSVFLCVVDPGVGTDRRPVMVEADGRWFVGPDNGLFALVARRATSLNAWKIDWIPDRLSASFHGRDLFAPVAASLATGRPVERSPLDPAAIDRPDWPDELQRIVYVDIYGNAMTGIRAATLPADAVLTAGGARVTHARTFGAVGPGEPLWYENSNGLAEIAVNRGRADLMLGLAVGDPVTVES
- the pstC gene encoding phosphate ABC transporter permease subunit PstC; its protein translation is MQLTLLALILALLTVIGFMIGRSRASSSVGGRVAELHSVPAYHGVYVALWAGLPALLLFVAWTAFEGWFAMQLVLSALPEWLATGDGQSVALLKADILNLARGIATGREPDPLVAEAARRYAALRDLADWSLLAVGASLAVAGLAWGRHRIGPDLRARPVVERVVRVALVLCSLVAILTTVGIVLSLLFEALRFFSVVSPLDFLFGTHWSPQMAMRADQVGSSGSFGAIPLFAGTLLITVIAMAVAVPVGLMAAIYMSEYAGRGVRTWLKPALEILAGIPTVVYGFFAALTMAPFVRSVGEALGLDVSSESALAAGIVMGVMIIPFVSSLSDDVINAVPQSLRDGSYGLGATKSETIRQVVLPAALPGIVAAVMLAVSRAIGETMIVTMASGLTANLTANPLQAVTTVTTQIATLLVGDQEFDSPKTLSAFGLGLVLFLVTLCLNMVALRVVRTYREKYD